The following are encoded together in the Drosophila biarmipes strain raj3 chromosome 3L, RU_DBia_V1.1, whole genome shotgun sequence genome:
- the LOC108028289 gene encoding histone-like protein 18C, with translation MSTLELNASEQGVGSPKPRTASEESIGDVGSPSDNFDDFDGCDILAAQGKDTTSGYINFLRDFISRYGDLYTCQALTIKAKERWNNMSFRHRCDYSVDPVKIVCRRDDDGSESSISNYLDSEEKRVEAFAPVDNFFGARNVTGGSDNMCPKKRAPKCGKPKKSCAKPRRMKSCAKPKPKCRAACPKRRTKAACARPRKSCPAAKQRCPKPKPRCSKPKQTCPM, from the exons ATGAGCACTTTGGAACTGAACGCTAGTGAGCAGGGCGTTGGAAGCCCGAAGCCAAGGACCGCGTCTGAGGAATCGATCGGCGATGTCGGTTCGCCGTCTGATAATTTTGACGACTTCGATGGTTGCGATATATTGGCTGCCCAGGGCAAAGACACCACTTCCGGCTACATCAACTTTCTGAGGGATTTCATAAGCCGCTATGGCGATTTGTACACATGCCAGGCGTTGACAATTAAAGCTAAGGAGCGATGGAACAACATGTCCTTCCGCCACCGGTGTGATTACAGTGTG GACCCAGTTAAAATTGTATGTAGACGCGATGACGATGGCAGTGAGAGCAGCATTTCCAACTATCTGGACAGTGAGGAGAAAAGAGTGGAAGCCTTTGCTCCCGTGGACAATTTCTTCGGCGCCCGCAACGTAACCGGCGGCAGCGATAATATGTGTCCCAAAAAGCGGGCCCCTAAGTGCGGCAAACCCAAGAAGAGTTGCGCCAAGCCGAGGCGCATGAAGAGCTGCGCCAAACCGAAGCCAAAGTGCAGGGCCGCCTGTCCCAAGCGCAGAACGAAGGCTGCCTGTGCCAGGCCCAGGAAGAGTTGCCCCGCTGCGAAGCAGAGGTGCCCTAAGCCCAAGCCAAGATGCTCCAAGCCCAAGCAGACGTGCCCCATGTAA
- the LOC108028484 gene encoding uncharacterized protein LOC108028484 translates to MLHTESLPTAGHQGIYAPLSQAMSDSESDEEIEIHNAANHRHKLQQKLQLAHPNPQEQLQAQRIRIPPNTLALKSPHTRAPPTATRIVTRNPSANPQKFQLEGSSYATNMQNTFRSVMLSDNGGVGSELSQFNSEFDTNADNVAILGGNQTGEDSTKRTPMSPARKSCFIGSLLLCFLAVVSFVWLIPCGNPDGTGSCPAVVDRIKTHNWFNNYTKAELKGGVNVVGGLRAWENNLIFMYRGDAFFPEFRPGNERRNGIICLIGSSGAVAWFVEMVDEPVALDCTLIDVDGNGKSDCLVLDEYGELGAIHPVSGEWLWWFKERSARKVDAYDFPVILPDLDADTVLDVLLVTSLSLEERTKSLAQLKHDSPGQLEARNVLRLLSGRNGAPIGDGFPIHDCDSLNNVKLEAGNVSFTCQRVNGTEQQRSKSLAELYALITNKSIVGQRLASSKISQHRNHGQRRELDAQRNIYSLSGRELVVENRGRCPEDCNVTFVLSEVRDGKPHVVENFIKSGMYGMVPTQWHFKNTKKQMSGFVMKFWKWHGLVKPSKQTSASSNSNNVQKSSSNNHTKNMNAIKDKEKAQAKKQQQHQRLRRQTSLTKAEDYLFPEHHEEFDVFEHLVQKRETFGVPSKNQNKSSGISPGGSYKMNMITESVLLVLFVGADTHIENTSQSNIIQFCRQDRKEMVCQPDLNNQDHSMLIADLDQDGSQELVTYMSTFVHPEDQPFSDWKLLTYVRLLRLQAELPAYYEKDESRN, encoded by the coding sequence ATGCTACACACCGAGTCCCTGCCCACCGCTGGCCACCAGGGCATCTATGCGCCTCTAAGTCAGGCAATGAGCGATTCCGAGTCCGACGAGGAGATCGAGATTCATAACGCCGCCAATCACCGCCACAAATTGCAGCAGAAACTTCAGTTGGCTCATCCGAATCCGCAGGAGCAGCTCCAGGCCCAAAGGATACGCATTCCACCGAACACGCTTGCCTTGAAGTCACCACACACCCGAGCCCCACCCACCGCCACCAGGATTGTGACGCGCAATCCGTCCGCGAATCCCCAGAAATTCCAACTGGAGGGCAGTAGCTACGCCACAAACATGCAGAATACCTTCCGTTCCGTCATGCTGAGCGACAATGGCGGGGTGGGTTCGGAGCTGTCACAGTTCAACAGCGAGTTCGACACGAATGCGGATAATGTGGCCATTTTGGGTGGCAATCAGACTGGCGAGGATTCAACAAAAAGGACACCCATGTCGCCGGCCAGGAAGAGCTGTTTCATCGGAAGCCTGCTGCTGTGCTTCCTGGCTGTGGTATCCTTTGTGTGGCTCATACCCTGCGGCAACCCCGACGGCACAGGATCCTGCCCAGCCGTAGTGGATCGCATCAAGACCCACAACTGGTTCAACAATTACACAAAGGCGGAGCTCAAGGGGGGAGTCAATGTTGTCGGCGGCCTGAGAGCCTGGGAGAATAACCTGATCTTCATGTACCGCGGCGATGCCTTCTTCCCGGAGTTCCGACCTGGCAATGAGCGGCGCAATGGCATCATCTGCTTGATTGGCTCCTCGGGAGCAGTGGCCTGGTTTGTGGAGATGGTGGATGAGCCCGTGGCCCTGGACTGCACCCTAATCGACGTGGATGGCAATGGAAAATCAGATTGCTTGGTACTCGATGAATACGGCGAACTGGGGGCCATACATCCCGTTTCAGGGGAATGGCTCTGGTGGTTCAAGGAGCGCTCAGCGCGCAAGGTTGATGCCTATGACTTTCCCGTCATCCTGCCCGATCTGGATGCCGATACAGTGCTGGACGTCCTGCTGGTGACCAGCTTGTCCCTGGAGGAGCGTACCAAGTCGCTGGCCCAACTGAAACACGATTCTCCCGGACAGCTAGAAGCTCGCAATGTGCTGCGCTTGCTCTCAGGCAGGAATGGAGCACCCATTGGCGATGGCTTCCCCATCCACGACTGCGACAGCTTGAACAACGTTAAGCTGGAGGCGGGAAATGTTAGCTTCACCTGCCAGAGGGTTAACGGAACGGAGCAGCAGCGTTCAAAGAGCCTGGCAGAGCTCTATGCCCTGATAACCAACAAATCCATTGTGGGCCAGAGGCTGGCCAGCTCGAAGATCTCTCAGCACAGGAATCACGGCCAGCGGCGGGAGCTGGATGCCCAGAGGAACATCTATTCCTTGAGCGGACGCGAACTGGTAGTGGAGAATCGTGGACGCTGTCCGGAGGACTGCAATGTCACCTTTGTCCTAAGCGAAGTTCGCGATGGCAAGCCCCATGTGGTGGAGAATTTCATCAAGAGCGGCATGTACGGCATGGTGCCTACTCAGTGGCACttcaaaaacaccaaaaagcAGATGTCCGGCTTCGTGATGAAGTTCTGGAAATGGCATGGCTTGGTTAAGCCCTCTAAACAGACCTCCGCCAGCAGCAATAGCAACAATGTTCagaaaagcagcagcaacaatcaCACCAAGAACATGAATGCCATCAAGGATAAGGAGAAGGCACAGGCCaagaaacagcagcagcatcaacgGCTAAGAAGACAGACGAGCTTGACCAAGGCGGAGGATTACCTGTTCCCAGAACACCACGAGGAGTTCGATGTCTTTGAGCACCTAGTGCAGAAGAGGGAAACCTTTGGAGTACCCTCTAAGAACCAGAACAAATCCAGTGGAATCTCCCCCGGCGGTAGCTACAAAATGAACATGATCACGGAGAGCGTGCTGCTTGTGCTGTTCGTGGGCGCAGACACTCACATCGAGAACACCTCGCAGAGCAACATCATCCAGTTTTGCCGCCAGGACCGCAAGGAGATGGTGTGCCAGCCGGATCTGAACAACCAGGATCATTCTATGCTTATTGCCGATCTGGATCAGGATGGATCGCAGGAGCTGGTCACCTACATGTCCACGTTCGTGCATCCCGAGGATCAGCCGTTTAGCGACTGGAAATTGCTGACCTACGTGCGGCTGTTGCGTCTCCAGGCGGAGCTGCCAGCCTACTACGAGAAGGACGAGAGCCGCAACTAG
- the LOC108028482 gene encoding uncharacterized protein LOC108028482 isoform X2 produces MEQVTDTKVQTPEPLQTEEPAREVEKSESADTKTSALETLPKSAGPTELDLEDELANLNGSDEGAGLDELSSLEQEIAKLHHIRPPDAVSEAAESATPSGGADNGGLESGLGGEDLVSGSPILEDGHDPSGNGKVSESPLEEVDLIALLKGTDTSHEQPSGEDKCALEKALSELDGVKEDVDVGVTIEGEGQFEIMEIDDDEGESTTRKGSPKVPVVKSSKPTAPSSDVEPKRPKHKLSPEQARAVALEQMAGLKPKPRRKEPPPVLKPKDIVSTLNDDWDDYDSEEDKPTSTSGLVTEVIALPPMQLVPKKTPAPLPLKKVTSPTKNSLNSPILLNNKISGVKVMLKTVSQKQLAASTSSNMEKPKPAITVSPPKEPEEPTTGFKRMRVIKRKIIWDPDVPESKKSFAQYASTKAPAKAASPAIPLPKTTLKSISPNAPIKKEVAPKKRAATPTVRISKVLTPVGDKARSASPVKRRSQTPNAGLANGGVQKKKKVSEIDRLMGDEGAANMIHAVEHEQRELSGGEVSNKPLMRKRAMTITGRNQALRAAAEPTPSKKDAAHPVTKRTPGAADSVFTKTTANTSASKPRASDSWDYVYKQRASEESMIMRRRSNSSYSSNASVSRNSLDNKPGAANLSDDAAEVSDPSFKFLKPNNKTNQRGGEDSSSHTLANDMKANSGSELVVLHKVNKVAHLVIRTHRGNSGHTYSSQLLEQLNDTLTSIARKNEFNTVLLTVEGPQFCQGIDCQELVQGPLDKRREGASRMSLALKTYLRTLATFPKPLVAGIVGNLINLGVMQLPFVDYVVAADDCCFETNYAKLGQLPEGYALWHGHGKVSSQVNSRLFLLGDRLFAPEILGPHSLVDKICKARNVNNEALAIAKQISTSSAEMYRSLKKLNHSATNAANFPRLDEELKAISEQWLTANCLANFKSYLSDVDF; encoded by the exons ATGGAGCAGGTGACGGACACCAAAGTGCAAACCCCGGAGCCACTCCAGACGGAGGAGCCAGCTCGGGAAGTCGAAAAATCAGAGAGCGCAGACACCAAAACATCGGCGTTGGAAACGCTTCCAAAAAGTGCGGGTCCCACTGAATTGGATTTGGAGGATGAGCTGGCAAATCTGAACGGTTCGGACGAGGGCGCAGGCCTGGACGAACTGAGCTCGCTGGAGCAGGAGATAGCCAAGCTGCACCACATTCGACCTCCGGATGCGGTATCCGAAGCTGCTGAATCCGCCACTCCAAGTGGCGGAGCGGATAACGGTGGCTTGGAGTCCGGTTTGGGAGGTGAGGACCTGGTCAGCGGGTCGCCCATACTCGAAGATGGCCACGATCCCTCGGGCAACGGCAAAGTCAGCGAATCACCCTTGGAGGAGGTGGATCTGATTGCCCTGCTCAAGGGCACAGACACCAGTCATGAGCAGCCATCCGGGGAGGACAAGTGCGCTCTGGAGAAGGCTCTTTCCGAGCTAGACGGCGTTAAAGAAGATGTGGATGTGGGTGTGACCATCGAGGGCGAAGGGCAGTTTGAGATCATGGAAATAGACGACGACGAGGGAGAGTCAACCACACGAAAAGGCAGTCCAAAGGTGCCTGTGGTTAAGTCCAGCAAGCCTACAGCACCCTCCTCCGACGTGGAGCCGAAGAGGCCCAAACACAAGCTTTCCCCGGAGCAAGCCAGAGCCGTGGCTCTGGAACAGATGGCCGGCCTCAAGCCCAAGCCACGACGCAAGGAGCCGCCTCCTGTGCTCAAGCCAAAGGACATCGTCAGCACATTGAACGACGATTGGGACGACTATGACTCTGAGGAGGATAAGCCTACATCTACGTCTGGGTTGGTGACGGAAGTGATAGCCCTGCCACCAATGCAACTGGTCCCCAAAAAGACACCTGCACCTTTGCCCCTGAAAAAGGTGACATCCCCCACCAAAAACAGTCTGAACTCACCCATTTTGCTTAACAACAAGATCAGTGGGGTTAAAGTAATGCTAAAGACCGTGAGTCAAAAACAGCTAGCGGCCTCGACGAGTTCAAATATGGAGAAACCCAAGCCAGCAATCACTGTGTCACCTCCCAAGGAACCTGAAGAGCCCACCACAG GCTTCAAACGTATGCGTGTAATTAAGAGAAAGATTATATGGGATCCGGATGTACCCGAGTCCAAAAAGTCCTTTGCGCAGTATGCCAGCACGAAGGCACCGGCTAAGGCGGCTTCTCCAGCAATCCCATTACCAAAAACGACTCTCAAAAGCATTTCCCCCAACGCGCCGATCAAGAAAGAGGTTGCACCGAAAAAACGGGCAGCAACACCCACTGTAAGGATCTCTAAGGTTCTCACTCCAGTTGGCGATAAAGCGCGGAGTGCATCTCCTGTGAAGCGTCGCTCGCAAACTCCGAACGCAGGTCTGGCCAACGGGGGAGTccagaaaaaaaagaaggtcTCAGAGATCGACCGCCTGATGGGCGACGAGGGAGCGGCCAACATGATTCACGCAGTGGAGCACGAGCAGCGGGAGTTGAGCGGCGGGGAGGTGTCTAACAAGCCGCTGATGCGGAAACGAGCCATGACCATAACCGGAAGG AACCAGGCACTTCGAGCAGCAGCGGAACCAACGCCGTCCAAAAAGGATGCGGCACATCCGGTCACCAAACGAACTCCTGGTGCTGCGGACTCCGTTTTTACCAAGACCACCGCCAACACATCTGCCAGCAAGCCACGCGCCTCAGACTCCTGGGACTATGTGTACAAACAGCGCGCCAGCGAGGAGTCGATGATCATGCGTCGGCGCTCCAACAGCTCCTACTCCAGCAATGCCTCAGTTAGCCGCAATTCGCTGGACAACAAGCCGGGAGCAGCCAATCTGTCGGATGATGCAGCCGAGGTCTCTGATCCTTCGTTCAAGTTCCTGAAGCCCAATAACAAGACGAACCAAAGGGGTGGAGAGGATTCCTCCTCGCATACGCTAGCCAACGACATGAAGGCGAACAGTGGAAGCGAGCTGGTGGTCCTGCACAAAGTGAACAAGGTGGCTCACCTGGTCATCCGCACTCATCGCGGAAACTCCGGCCACACGTACAGCAGCCAGCTGTTGGAACAATTGAACGACACGCTCACCAGCATTGCCCGTAAAAACGAGTTCAACACAGTGCTGCTAACCGTTGAGGGTCCACAGTTTTGCCAGGGCATCGATTGCCAGGAACTGGTGCAGGGACCTCTGGATAAGCGCAGGGAAGGCGCTAGTCGAATGTCCTTAGCCCtaaa AACCTATCTGCGCACTCTGGCCACATTTCCCAAGCCCTTGGTGGCGGGCATTGTTGGCAACCTGATTAATCTTGGCGTCATGCAGCTGCCCTTTGTAGACTACGTGGTGGCCGCCGATGATTGCTGTTTTGAGACTAACTACGCCAAGTTGGGTCAGCTGCCCGAGGGCTATGCTCTGTGGCATGGCCATGGAAAGGTGTCCAGCCAAGTG AATTCGCGTTTGTTTCTGCTGGGTGACAGACTTTTCGCGCCGGAAATTTTGGGACCGCACAGCCTCGTGGACAAGATCTGCAAGGCTCGCAACGTTAACAACGAGGCTCTGGCCATTGCCAAACAAATATCCACTAGCTCAGCGGAG ATGTATCGCTCGCTGAAAAAACTCAACCACTCGGCCACCAATGCGGCTAATTTCCCGCGTCTGGACGAGGAACTAAAGGCTATATCCGAACAGTGGTTGACCGCCAATTGCTTGGCTAATTTCAAAAGCTACCTTAGCGACGTTGACTTCTAG
- the LOC108028482 gene encoding nucleolar protein dao-5 isoform X1, whose protein sequence is MEQVTDTKVQTPEPLQTEEPAREVEKSESADTKTSALETLPKSAGPTELDLEDELANLNGSDEGAGLDELSSLEQEIAKLHHIRPPDAVSEAAESATPSGGADNGGLESGLGGEDLVSGSPILEDGHDPSGNGKVSESPLEEVDLIALLKGTDTSHEQPSGEDKCALEKALSELDGVKEDVDVGVTIEGEGQFEIMEIDDDEGESTTRKGSPKVPVVKSSKPTAPSSDVEPKRPKHKLSPEQARAVALEQMAGLKPKPRRKEPPPVLKPKDIVSTLNDDWDDYDSEEDKPTSTSGLVTEVIALPPMQLVPKKTPAPLPLKKVTSPTKNSLNSPILLNNKISGVKVMLKTVSQKQLAASTSSNMEKPKPAITVSPPKEPEEPTTGFKRMRVIKRKIIWDPDVPESKKSFAQYASTKAPAKAASPAIPLPKTTLKSISPNAPIKKEVAPKKRAATPTVRISKVLTPVGDKARSASPVKRRSQTPNAGLANGGVQKKKKVSEIDRLMGDEGAANMIHAVEHEQRELSGGEVSNKPLMRKRAMTITGRQNQALRAAAEPTPSKKDAAHPVTKRTPGAADSVFTKTTANTSASKPRASDSWDYVYKQRASEESMIMRRRSNSSYSSNASVSRNSLDNKPGAANLSDDAAEVSDPSFKFLKPNNKTNQRGGEDSSSHTLANDMKANSGSELVVLHKVNKVAHLVIRTHRGNSGHTYSSQLLEQLNDTLTSIARKNEFNTVLLTVEGPQFCQGIDCQELVQGPLDKRREGASRMSLALKTYLRTLATFPKPLVAGIVGNLINLGVMQLPFVDYVVAADDCCFETNYAKLGQLPEGYALWHGHGKVSSQVNSRLFLLGDRLFAPEILGPHSLVDKICKARNVNNEALAIAKQISTSSAEMYRSLKKLNHSATNAANFPRLDEELKAISEQWLTANCLANFKSYLSDVDF, encoded by the exons ATGGAGCAGGTGACGGACACCAAAGTGCAAACCCCGGAGCCACTCCAGACGGAGGAGCCAGCTCGGGAAGTCGAAAAATCAGAGAGCGCAGACACCAAAACATCGGCGTTGGAAACGCTTCCAAAAAGTGCGGGTCCCACTGAATTGGATTTGGAGGATGAGCTGGCAAATCTGAACGGTTCGGACGAGGGCGCAGGCCTGGACGAACTGAGCTCGCTGGAGCAGGAGATAGCCAAGCTGCACCACATTCGACCTCCGGATGCGGTATCCGAAGCTGCTGAATCCGCCACTCCAAGTGGCGGAGCGGATAACGGTGGCTTGGAGTCCGGTTTGGGAGGTGAGGACCTGGTCAGCGGGTCGCCCATACTCGAAGATGGCCACGATCCCTCGGGCAACGGCAAAGTCAGCGAATCACCCTTGGAGGAGGTGGATCTGATTGCCCTGCTCAAGGGCACAGACACCAGTCATGAGCAGCCATCCGGGGAGGACAAGTGCGCTCTGGAGAAGGCTCTTTCCGAGCTAGACGGCGTTAAAGAAGATGTGGATGTGGGTGTGACCATCGAGGGCGAAGGGCAGTTTGAGATCATGGAAATAGACGACGACGAGGGAGAGTCAACCACACGAAAAGGCAGTCCAAAGGTGCCTGTGGTTAAGTCCAGCAAGCCTACAGCACCCTCCTCCGACGTGGAGCCGAAGAGGCCCAAACACAAGCTTTCCCCGGAGCAAGCCAGAGCCGTGGCTCTGGAACAGATGGCCGGCCTCAAGCCCAAGCCACGACGCAAGGAGCCGCCTCCTGTGCTCAAGCCAAAGGACATCGTCAGCACATTGAACGACGATTGGGACGACTATGACTCTGAGGAGGATAAGCCTACATCTACGTCTGGGTTGGTGACGGAAGTGATAGCCCTGCCACCAATGCAACTGGTCCCCAAAAAGACACCTGCACCTTTGCCCCTGAAAAAGGTGACATCCCCCACCAAAAACAGTCTGAACTCACCCATTTTGCTTAACAACAAGATCAGTGGGGTTAAAGTAATGCTAAAGACCGTGAGTCAAAAACAGCTAGCGGCCTCGACGAGTTCAAATATGGAGAAACCCAAGCCAGCAATCACTGTGTCACCTCCCAAGGAACCTGAAGAGCCCACCACAG GCTTCAAACGTATGCGTGTAATTAAGAGAAAGATTATATGGGATCCGGATGTACCCGAGTCCAAAAAGTCCTTTGCGCAGTATGCCAGCACGAAGGCACCGGCTAAGGCGGCTTCTCCAGCAATCCCATTACCAAAAACGACTCTCAAAAGCATTTCCCCCAACGCGCCGATCAAGAAAGAGGTTGCACCGAAAAAACGGGCAGCAACACCCACTGTAAGGATCTCTAAGGTTCTCACTCCAGTTGGCGATAAAGCGCGGAGTGCATCTCCTGTGAAGCGTCGCTCGCAAACTCCGAACGCAGGTCTGGCCAACGGGGGAGTccagaaaaaaaagaaggtcTCAGAGATCGACCGCCTGATGGGCGACGAGGGAGCGGCCAACATGATTCACGCAGTGGAGCACGAGCAGCGGGAGTTGAGCGGCGGGGAGGTGTCTAACAAGCCGCTGATGCGGAAACGAGCCATGACCATAACCGGAAGG CAGAACCAGGCACTTCGAGCAGCAGCGGAACCAACGCCGTCCAAAAAGGATGCGGCACATCCGGTCACCAAACGAACTCCTGGTGCTGCGGACTCCGTTTTTACCAAGACCACCGCCAACACATCTGCCAGCAAGCCACGCGCCTCAGACTCCTGGGACTATGTGTACAAACAGCGCGCCAGCGAGGAGTCGATGATCATGCGTCGGCGCTCCAACAGCTCCTACTCCAGCAATGCCTCAGTTAGCCGCAATTCGCTGGACAACAAGCCGGGAGCAGCCAATCTGTCGGATGATGCAGCCGAGGTCTCTGATCCTTCGTTCAAGTTCCTGAAGCCCAATAACAAGACGAACCAAAGGGGTGGAGAGGATTCCTCCTCGCATACGCTAGCCAACGACATGAAGGCGAACAGTGGAAGCGAGCTGGTGGTCCTGCACAAAGTGAACAAGGTGGCTCACCTGGTCATCCGCACTCATCGCGGAAACTCCGGCCACACGTACAGCAGCCAGCTGTTGGAACAATTGAACGACACGCTCACCAGCATTGCCCGTAAAAACGAGTTCAACACAGTGCTGCTAACCGTTGAGGGTCCACAGTTTTGCCAGGGCATCGATTGCCAGGAACTGGTGCAGGGACCTCTGGATAAGCGCAGGGAAGGCGCTAGTCGAATGTCCTTAGCCCtaaa AACCTATCTGCGCACTCTGGCCACATTTCCCAAGCCCTTGGTGGCGGGCATTGTTGGCAACCTGATTAATCTTGGCGTCATGCAGCTGCCCTTTGTAGACTACGTGGTGGCCGCCGATGATTGCTGTTTTGAGACTAACTACGCCAAGTTGGGTCAGCTGCCCGAGGGCTATGCTCTGTGGCATGGCCATGGAAAGGTGTCCAGCCAAGTG AATTCGCGTTTGTTTCTGCTGGGTGACAGACTTTTCGCGCCGGAAATTTTGGGACCGCACAGCCTCGTGGACAAGATCTGCAAGGCTCGCAACGTTAACAACGAGGCTCTGGCCATTGCCAAACAAATATCCACTAGCTCAGCGGAG ATGTATCGCTCGCTGAAAAAACTCAACCACTCGGCCACCAATGCGGCTAATTTCCCGCGTCTGGACGAGGAACTAAAGGCTATATCCGAACAGTGGTTGACCGCCAATTGCTTGGCTAATTTCAAAAGCTACCTTAGCGACGTTGACTTCTAG
- the LOC108028501 gene encoding protein ST7 homolog, whose translation MWDSSMFLSTLTPKFYVALTGTSSLISGLILIFEWWYFRKYGTSFIEQVSINHISPWINGSDGQSESSNGSGSSSSSGSSSSSNGGAGGGGSGGAGASAGGSATTSTGTQMPECKVWRNPLNLFRGAEYQRFFWATSKEPLTYYDMNLSAQDHQTFFTCEGDARKEEYEIMQTAWRERNPMQRIKSAHSALEINAECAPAYILLAEEEAMTIMEAEKILKTALKVAEINYRKSQATQHQGAIADGMHRRDTNVLIYIKRRLAMCARKLGKLKEATKMFRDLTKEIPSIMSVLNIHENLIETLLEMQAYADCHAILAKYDDISLPKSATICYTAALLKARAVADKFSPDIASKRGLSPAEMSAVEAIHRAVEFNPHVPKYLLETKRLILPPEHILKRGDSEALAYAFFHLKHWKQVEGALNLLHCTWEGTFRMLPYPLERGHLFYPYPTCTECADRELLPAFHEVSVYPKKELPFFILFTAGLCSITALLALATHQYPEPMGHLAQTVLTWISYPFQLLKERIEAFWPCNLLQQLSRV comes from the exons ATGTGGGACTCGTCCATGTTTCTCAGCACGCTGACGCCCAAGTTCTACGTGGCGCTCACAGGCACCTCCAGCCTGATCTCGGGCCTGATCCTGATCTTCGAGTGGTGGTATTTCCGCAAGTACGGCACCTCCTTCATAG AGCAAGTCTCCATCAACCACATTAGTCCCTGGATTAACGGCAGCGATGGCCAGTCGGAGTCGAGcaatggcagcggcagcagcagcagcagtggctccagcagcagcagcaacggtggagcaggcggaggaggatCGGGCGGAGCTGGCGCATCGGCCGGTGGCAGTGCCACGACCAGCACGGGCACCCAAATGCCCGAGTGCAAGGTCTGGCGGAACCCCCTAAATCTCTTTCGCGGCGCCGAGTACCAGAGATTCTTCTGGGCCACCAGCAAGGAACCGTTGACCTACTACGACATGAACTTGAGTGCCCAGGACCACCAGACCTTCTTCACCTGCGAGGGCGATGCCCGCAAGGAGGAGTACGAGATCATGCAGACGGCCTGGCGCGAACGCAATCCCATGCAGCGCATCAAGTCGGCCCACAGTGCACTGGAAATCAATGCGGAATGTGCGCCAGCCTACATACTGCTGGCCGAAGAGGAGGCCATGACCATTATGGAGGCGGAGAAGATCCTGAAGACAGCACTGAAAGTGGCCGAGATCAACTACCGCAAGTCGCAGGCAACCCAGCACCAGGGCGCAATAGCGGATGGCATGCATCGGCGGGACACCAATGTGCTGATCTACATCAAGCGGCGGCTGGCCATGTGCGCCCGCAAGCTGGGCAAGCTGAAGGAGGCAACCAAGATGTTTCGCGATCTCACCAAGGAGATACCCTCGATCATGAGTGTACTCAACATACACGAGAACCTGATCGAGACGCTGCTGGAGATGCAGGCCTATGCCGATTGCCATGCCATTCTGGCCAAGTACGACGACATCTCGCTGCCGAAATCGGCGACCATCTGCTATACGGCTGCTCTGCTGAAGGCGCGTGCCGTGGCTGACAAGTTCTCGCCGGACATTGCCTCCAAGCGCGGCCTCAGTCCGGCGGAAATGAGCGCCGTGGAGGCCATTCATCGGGCGGTGGAGTTCAATCCGCATGTGCCCAAGTATCTGCTGGAGACAAAGCGCCTGATCCTGCCGCCAGAGCACATCTTGAAGCGTGGAGATTCAGAGGCGCTGGCCTACGCGTTCTTCCATCTTAAGCACTGGAAGCAGGTGGAGGGGGCCCTCAATCTGCTGCACTGCACCTGGGAGGGCACGTTTCGCATGCTGCCGTACCCGCTGGAGCGCGGCCATCTCTTCTATCCATATCCCACGTGCACCGAGTGCGCGGACCGCGAACTGCTGCCGGCGTTCCACGAGGTGTCTGTTTATCCCAAGAAGGAGCTGCCCTTCTTCATCCTGTTCACGGCGGGACTGTGCTCCATAACCGCCCTGCTGGCCTTGGCCACCCACCAGTATCCGGAGCCAATGGGCCACCTGGCACAGACCGTACTTACCTGGATTTCGTATCCATTTCAGTTGCTCAAGGAGCGCATCGAGGCGTTCTGGCCGTGCAATCTGCTGCAGCAGTTGTCGCGCGTCTAA